CAGAAAGAGACCTTCAGCCATaacttgattaattatttcatCCTTTTCCTTCAGAAGAGCAGCTGCATCACTTTTCTTATTCTGCTCCCGCCGAAGCGTGTCCCTTTCCTTTGTAAGAGCATACACCTGCAATCATAAGTTGGCATAGCCCCTCCAATTATCAGGAGCTGAATTAAAAATAGGCAAGTaccaatttcatcaaaaacaTAACGGGCACATATAACACCTAGATCAATCCAAGCACGATTATAAACAAGACTTTATGAGAAGACCTACCTTCCTTTCAAGTGTTGCAACCCTTTGATGGTATTCCTCTCGCAGTGACTCGACTTCTGCATCATTGGATTTTCTCtgttcaattattttcagAGATGGACAATGAGGGGTTGATCCGAATTCTGATTGATCTGGAGAGAGAAGGGCcgaagagagagatagaggcaagagaattgagagagaacctaatttctgaaaaaccacaataaaaatgtatttataggtggtagttgtaaaaaaattgggaagggatggtatttttaattaaaattataaaaaaaggtgGCATTTTAAGCTATTTCCCACTTAATAACTCATAGCTACTAGCCTCTTTGTGCATCTTTCCATTGTAAATACAGCTATTTCTCTCAACCCTAATACATAATAATGGAAAAGGATGTACAAGTGCCAATCCCCAACTTGTTCATCCACAGAAAATATGTATTGCAAAAAGAACCGTGTAACAGTGcataaaaatattggaaacaTAACCATGGAATACATGTGCAATGAGAACCGTTGGTTTCCACAAACAGAAAACCATTCACAGAGGCTCTAGACTGGTGTCAAAAGAACCAGGGCATACATAATAGGCAGGTATGATTTGACATAAAGAATTTTTCATACCAACTTTGCAAAATCAATCTTGAGAGGCAGCAGTTGGACGAGGACACAACACAACTATCCTAACACCTCTATTGCTGTACCTAGTATCTCATCCCACATTAATATGCTTTTCAACTTTTCCATTACCAAGCACCTACTTTCAGACATCAACTGGGTGAAGACTCAACCCCACAACCAACTGAAAAAGAATGCAGGCAACAGAGTGAGTCAAAGAAGTCTCatatacccaaaaaagaaatcatattaTTCATACCAAAGAAACCCCAAACTACCTACCATAAAAGCAcacaagaaatatttgtttacCCAGGAATGACTATTgagaagaaataaaacctCTTAAATGGTAGTAAAATTTcctgaaggaaaaaaataatccatTGCTTCATGCATCAGTGCCCAAAAGTGGGAGAGCTCCCACATGTGTTCAGCTCTAAACAATGTCCGCAATGATGAATGAATCTGCATATTCAGATGCTATATGCAGTGTGAATTTCCATATAATATACAAAGTTAAAATACAAAGTTCTTCAACCTCTCCTTGAAAAGGGTTTCCGAATCTCTATCGATATAAGTAATGAACCAACCCTTTGGCGTCTCCTCAACCTTACACTTACCCGTCCTCCCCAAGTGCTTCACGAACTCGGTTATCGTGGCCCACTCAGTCGAATTCATATGAACATGGTGGCGGTCGTTGATGTACTCGTTGTAGACCACGGTGGCGGCGATACGGCTGAACCGGTGGCTTCGTTTCATCAAATCGAGAAAACTTTGCTCGAACTCCTCGGAGTAGCCATCGACTATGCGATTAGAGTTTTCGCCGAAGATCTGCATCTGTCGCTGGTGGCTTTCGCTCATGCAGTGGCATTTGAAGCCGTTCTCGTCTCGACATTGCTTCTGGCACATCTGGCAGTACCATCGAAGCTTCTGAAGTCCCTTGGCCTTGATCCGATTGGCAATTGCCTTTGGGGTTAGGAAGTCGTTCTTCCCCATGATGATTTTACCGCCGAATTACAGAAATATTGGTGTAATTTGAATCAGGATTGGGGTGGTGTTTTGATTGGGGAATTGGCAATCTAAACCCTAGATGACGGAAGGGCTGGACCTGATGagggttttatttttgggaaatAGCAATAAGGGTACAataatttgatatttataggtgatagttttacaaaaattgaaaaggggtggtattttcagttacAATTATAAAATTGGTGGCATTTAGGGCTATTTCCCTTTACAAAATTAGCTGGTTGCATTGAATTGAACCTCTCTGAATTGGAAGACTCCAACCTCCTCTCCATCTTAaactacttttgttttttgtttttttttttttggtatagtTGGAACACATTTTAAGTACGAAGGGGACAAATGATCAGTTATATGATGTATTAGGTCCTTGACGTTATGCTGCTCCACTTAACGAGTCAAATGTGTCACCTAATGAGTTATGATTGGCCAACAAGTATCatatttttagatatttataTTAAGTAAGAACTCATACTGTTAGTGTCGGCGCATGACGGGCAATTAGTGCGATTGTTCTGGTCCCACTGTCAAGGaggtccaaattttttttaattttttttataaagaggtatattatctatatatatatatatagagtaaAAGATagagaattgtgaaacattcaaaataccataaaatatctttagttaattcaaacattaaatGAGGATGATATAgtaaatttacattttttttcatattaaaaaaaatgaaaattaaaaacaaaattagataatatgtcctacttttatgaaacataactacccatgttATCAGATAATAGGTCTTAGTATTTATTATGTATTATTTTCATGAAGAAgctttataaattttttatataaaaataaaaaataaaaaaaacaaaaaaaaaaccaatcacCCGTGGCCAGTGGGGGGTTGGAATTTCTGAATACTTGCTGTAGCATGTTGGAAGCGAGATAGAaatcccaaacaaaaaaagacaaagcaaaaaaatGGCAAGTAGCAAAACCTTGTGGCACTGTAGGCCGAAAGTGAGTGGTTACTAATCTGTCATGTCTTAGACAATTAGATTCTAAGAACGGTTCAAATATTGTGAAATGCAAATAAATGCACAATCTGTAAATATAGAAGCTTGGATCTGAGGTGAGAGTCAATATATGACATGAATATCTTTATCTTGCTAAAAGAAAACTTTTAACAATAAAGTTATTATTGGtattccaaaaaaattatcGTGCACTCTTTCtttgtataaatataaacatagaGAGATTGCTCTTACTACAAGAGTACACAATGCCTTTTTTTGGAGTTCCAATAACTACTCATTTTAGGCCTAGGtcaaaagtcacttttggtctCTATAGTTTGACACTTCAACAATTTTTGATCTTATAGTTTCAATTTCGTCACTTTTGACCATGTAGTTTCATATTTatagcaattcaaggacatgTTGAAATTTTCGTCAATTTCTTTAACTGAGCAACCACATGCCCCTCACGTGGAGGGGCAATTTTGTCAGCCCAAAGCCCCACGTAAAAGCTTGCCTCTACCCCTTCCCCAGGGAGCACGAAATTGGCCATTTTGAAGCAGATTAGGATTATGGCTCCTAAAAATTTAGTGAAATTCGTCTAAGTTTTCGATTGAGTGCAACGAGAGGGTGCGAAAAGACTAGCATAACTTCAATTGGTTGTTGTTTCTATAAAGAAGCAACGGCGATGGTGAAGAAGATAGGAGAAGTCAATGGAGACTTCAATAATCCTGGTGaactcaaaatatttaaaggtTCAATTTTCGACTTTTCAATGCATATAAGTGGGTTTCAACGCTTTTGTTTATTCCATTCTTTTTGTGGccttattttattcttttttcttttttctttttttgttcgaATGGCCTTGTTTTGTTATGTAACTTTGGGTTTGGAAAGTTATTGCTTTGTTGCTTTGGTAGTTACTGCTTGAACTGGGTGGTTTTACATTTTTGTACTTCATTTGCAAAGTAGCCACTATCTCCCTCAATTGCTATAGTTGCTGAGTGGTGGTGGGTGTGAAGTGGTAATAGTAGAGGAAGTTgagaaaagaggaagagaaattgGTTATTTGGAAGATTAAATGtgtagggagagagagaaatggaggAGATTGAGATTGGTTATGCGTTGGGAATTTGGGATAGTGAAGGAGGGAggatttttggattttggttgCCCATTTTCGTGCCCTGGGGAAGAGGTAGAGACCAACTTTTAGCATGGGGTTTTGGTCTAACAAAATTGCCCCTCCACGTGGTTACTCTATTAAAGAAATTGATAGAAATTTTAtcttgtccttgaattgctacaaatattaaattacATGGTCAAAagtgatgaaattgaaacaacaGGATCAAATAGagaccaaaagtgacttttcACCCTcattttaattcaaaaatcaAAGCACAATGTCGAATTgacaaacccaacccaaggCACATC
The Prunus dulcis chromosome 2, ALMONDv2, whole genome shotgun sequence DNA segment above includes these coding regions:
- the LOC117618534 gene encoding KIN17-like protein isoform X1, yielding MGKNDFLTPKAIANRIKAKGLQKLRWYCQMCQKQCRDENGFKCHCMSESHQRQMQIFGENSNRIVDGYSEEFEQSFLDLMKRSHRFSRIAATVVYNEYINDRHHVHMNSTEWATITEFVKHLGRTDQSEFGSTPHCPSLKIIEQRKSNDAEVESLREEYHQRVATLERKVYALTKERDTLRREQNKKSDAAALLKEKDEIINQVMAEGEELSKKQAAQEGQIRKLRAQIREFEEEKKGLITKLQEGDAAVAVAEEVKKNNHVVRKLEKRQQICTLDQHIEEQFGCGRLLACISSRPGQWLC
- the LOC117618534 gene encoding golgin candidate 5-like isoform X4, with the translated sequence MSESRCLVMEKLKSILMWDEILDQSEFGSTPHCPSLKIIEQRKSNDAEVESLREEYHQRVATLERKVYALTKERDTLRREQNKKSDAAALLKEKDEIINQVMAEGEELSKKQAAQEGQIRKLRAQIREFEEEKKGLITKLQEGDAAVAVAEEVKKNNHVVRKLEKRQQICTLDQHIEEQFGCGRLLACISSRPGQWLC
- the LOC117618534 gene encoding KIN17-like protein isoform X3, whose translation is MGKNDFLTPKAIANRIKAKGLQKLRWYCQMCQKQCRDENGFKCHCMSESHQRQMQIFGENSNRIVDGYSEEFEQSFLDLMKRSHRFSRIAATVVYNEYINDRHHVHMNSTEWATITEFVKHLGRTDQSEFGSTPHCPSLKIIEQRKSNDAEVESLREEYHQRVATLERKVYALTKERDTLRREQNKKSDAAALLKEKDEIINQVMAEGEELSKKQAAQEGQIRKLRAQIREFEEEKKGLITKLQW
- the LOC117618534 gene encoding KIN17-like protein isoform X2: MGKNDFLTPKAIANRIKAKGLQKLRWYCQMCQKQCRDENGFKCHCMSESHQRQMQIFGENSNRIVDGYSEEFEQSFLDLMKRSHRFSRIAATVVYNEYINDRHHVHMNSTEWATITEFVKHLGRTDQSEFGSTPHCPSLKIIEQRKSNDAEVESLREEYHQRVATLERKVYALTKERDTLRREQNKKSDAAALLKEKDEIINQVMAEGEELSKKQAAQEGQIRKLRAQIREFEEEKKGLITKLQFCQEDLIVLACLGELSQW